A stretch of Bos mutus isolate GX-2022 chromosome 8, NWIPB_WYAK_1.1, whole genome shotgun sequence DNA encodes these proteins:
- the DNAJB5 gene encoding dnaJ homolog subfamily B member 5, translated as MFKRTVLSCPSPAAPPLQARGAFRSFPHFWGEDFLASLMFKIQLEPLKLRAWTLNGFVKFRNKETSAGPVAVMGKDYYKILGIPSGANEDEIKKAYRKMALKYHPDKNKEPNAEEKFKEIAEAYDVLSDPKKRGLYDQYGEEGLKTGGGSSGGSSGSFHYTFHGDPHATFASFFGGSNPFDIFFASSRSARPFSGFDPDDMDVDEDDDPFGAFGRFGFNGLSRGPRRAPEPLYPRRKVQDPPVVHELRVSLEEIYHGSTKRMKITRRRLNPDGRTVRTEDKILHIVIKRGWKEGTKITFPKEGDATPDNIPADIVFVLKDKPHAHFRRDGTNVLYSALISLKEALCGCTVNIPTIDGRVIPLPCNDVIKPGTVKRLRGEGLPFPKVPTQRGDLIVEFKVRFPDRLTPQTRQILKQHLPCS; from the exons atgTTTAAGCGCACAGTGCTCTCCTGCCCATCCCCAGCAGCACCCCCACTACAGGCCCGAGGAGCTTTCCGGAGCTTCCCACACTTCTGGGGAGAAGACTTCTTAGCCAGCTTGATGTTTAAAATTCAGCTGGAGCCCTTAAAACTTCGAGCGTGGACGCTGAATGGGTTTGTAAAGTTTCG AAACAAGGAGACCAGTGCCGGTCCAGTGGCTGTGATGGGAAAGGATTACTACAAGATTCTTGGGATCCCGTCTGGAGCCAACGAGGATGAGATCAAGAAAGCCTATCGGAAGATGGCCTTGAAGTACCATCCAGATAAGAACAAAGAACCCAACGCTGAGGAGAAGTTTAAGGAGATTGCAGAGGCCTATGATGTGCTGAGTGACCCTAAGAAACGGGGCCTGTATGACCAGTATGGGGAGGAAG GCCTGAAGACTGGTGGCGGTTCCTCCGGTGGCTCCAGTGGCTCCTTTCACTACACCTTCCATGGAGACCCCCATGCCACCTTTGCCTCCTTCTTTGGAGGCTCCAACCCCTTCGATATCTTCTTTGCCAGCAGTCGCTCGGCTCGTCCCTTCAGTGGCTTTGACCCAGATGACATGGATGTGGATGAAGATGACGACCCATTTGGCGCCTTTGGCCGTTTTGGCTTCAATGGGCTGAGTAGGGGTCCAAGGCGAGCCCCAGAACCACTATACCCTCGGCGCAAGGTTCAGGACCCACCTGTGGTGCATGAGTTGAGGGTGTCCCTGGAGGAAATCTACCATGGCTCCACCAAACGCATGAAGATCACAAGGCGGCGCCTCAACCCTGACGGGCGAACTGTGCGAACCGAGGACAAGATCCTGCATATTGTCATCAAGCGTGGCTGGAAGGAAGGCACCAAGATCACCTTCCCCAAAGAGGGTGATGCCACACCTGACAACATCCCTGCCGACATCGTCTTTGTGCTCAAAGACAAGCCCCATGCACACTTCCGCCGAGACGGTACCAACGTGCTCTACAGTGCCCTGATCAGCCTCAAGGAG GCGCTGTGCGGCTGCACCGTGAACATTCCCACCATTGATGGCCGAGTGATCCCTTTGCCCTGCAATGATGTCATCAAGCCAGGCACCGTGAAGAGACTCCGTGGGGAGGGCCTTCCCTTCCCCAAGGTGCCCACCCAGCGGGGAGATCTCATTGTCGAGTTCAAAGTTCGGTTCCCAGATAGATTAACACCACAGACACGGCAGATCCTTAAGCAGCACCTACCTTGTTCCTAG
- the PHF24 gene encoding PHD finger protein 24 isoform X1: MGVLMSKRQTVEQVQKVSLAVSAFKDGLRDRPSIRRTGELPGSRRGTVEGSVQEVQEEKEAEASAPALQEESSVNRASWERLRDGRGVEPEEFDRTSHFTPPAFIRPTRKLDDDKPPDIRLEPREPVVNDEMCDVCEVWTAESLFPCRVCTRVFHDGCLRRMGYIQGDSAAEVTETAHTETGWSCHYCDNLNLLLTEEEMYSLTETFQQCKVIPDCSLTLEDFLRYRHQTAKRGNSDRALSEEQEEQAARQFAALDPEHRGHVEWPDFLSHESLLLLQQLRPQNSLLRLLTVKERERARATFLARGSGSTISEAECHRAQHSWFCKRPIEAPSCSVSVSHVGPIADSSPASSSSKSQDKAPLPTEPESRFVDWPTFLQESVIYILAARPNSLAIHLKPPG, encoded by the exons ATGGGGGTGTTGATGTCCAAGCGGCAGACGGTAGAACAGGTGCAGAAGGTGAGCCTGGCTGTGTCTGCCTTCAAGGATGGGCTGCGGGACAGGCCTTCCATCCGACGCACAGGTGAGCTTCCAGGGTCTCGCCGTGGCACAGTAGAGGGCTCTGTCCAAGaggtgcaggaggagaaagaagcagaggcAAGTGCCCCAGCACTCCAAGAAGAGAGCAGTGTCAACCGTGCCTCCTGGGAGAGGCTCCGGGATGGGCGTGGAGTGGAGCCTGAGGAGTTTGACAGGACCAGTCATTTTACACCCCCTGCCTTCATCCGCCCCACCCGGAAGCTGGATGACGACAAGCCTCCAGATATCCGCTTGGAGCCCAGAGAGCCT GTTGTTAATGATGAGATGTGTGATGTCTGTGAAGTCTGGACGGCCGAAAGTCTCTTCCCGTGCAGGGTCTGCACCAGGGTTTTCCATGATGGCTGCCTACGCCGCATGGGCTACATCCAGGGAGACAGTGCCGCAGAAGTGACCGAAACGGCCCACACGGAAACAGGCTGGAGCTGCCACTACTGT gaCAATCTCAACTTGCTGCTAACTGAGGAGGAAATGTACAGCCTCACAGAGACCTTTCAGCAGTGTAAAGTTATCCCTG ACTGCTCCCTGACGCTGGAGGACTTCCTACGCTACCGCCACCAAACAGCAAAGAGAGGGAACAGTGACAGAGCTCTCAGTGAGGAACAAGAGGAGCAGGCAGCCCGCCAGTTTGCAGCCCTGGACCCTGAACACCGAGGACATGTCGAGTGGCCTGATTTTTTGTCCCACGAGTCCCTCCTGCTTCTACAGCAGTTGCGTCCCCAG AACTCTCTGTTAAGGCTTCTAACAGTCAAGGAGCGGGAGCGAGCCCGAGCCACCTTCCTGGCCCGGGGCAGCGGGAGCACGATCAGCGAGGCTGAATGCCACCGTGCCCAGCACTCTTGGTTCTGCAAACGCCCCATTGAGGCTCCTTCCTGCAGTGTCAG TGTCAGCCATGTGGGTCCCATAGCAGACAGCAGcccagccagcagcagcagcaagagtcagGACAAGGCCCCACTGCCCACAGAGCCTGAGTCCAG ATTCGTGGATTGGCCTACCTTCCTGCAGGAGAGTGTCATCTACATCTTGGCTGCTCGCCCCAACAGTTTGGCCATTCACCTGAAACCCCCAGGATAG
- the PHF24 gene encoding PHD finger protein 24 isoform X2 yields the protein MGCGTGLPSDAQVVNDEMCDVCEVWTAESLFPCRVCTRVFHDGCLRRMGYIQGDSAAEVTETAHTETGWSCHYCDNLNLLLTEEEMYSLTETFQQCKVIPDCSLTLEDFLRYRHQTAKRGNSDRALSEEQEEQAARQFAALDPEHRGHVEWPDFLSHESLLLLQQLRPQNSLLRLLTVKERERARATFLARGSGSTISEAECHRAQHSWFCKRPIEAPSCSVSVSHVGPIADSSPASSSSKSQDKAPLPTEPESRFVDWPTFLQESVIYILAARPNSLAIHLKPPG from the exons ATGGGCTGCGGGACAGGCCTTCCATCCGACGCACAG GTTGTTAATGATGAGATGTGTGATGTCTGTGAAGTCTGGACGGCCGAAAGTCTCTTCCCGTGCAGGGTCTGCACCAGGGTTTTCCATGATGGCTGCCTACGCCGCATGGGCTACATCCAGGGAGACAGTGCCGCAGAAGTGACCGAAACGGCCCACACGGAAACAGGCTGGAGCTGCCACTACTGT gaCAATCTCAACTTGCTGCTAACTGAGGAGGAAATGTACAGCCTCACAGAGACCTTTCAGCAGTGTAAAGTTATCCCTG ACTGCTCCCTGACGCTGGAGGACTTCCTACGCTACCGCCACCAAACAGCAAAGAGAGGGAACAGTGACAGAGCTCTCAGTGAGGAACAAGAGGAGCAGGCAGCCCGCCAGTTTGCAGCCCTGGACCCTGAACACCGAGGACATGTCGAGTGGCCTGATTTTTTGTCCCACGAGTCCCTCCTGCTTCTACAGCAGTTGCGTCCCCAG AACTCTCTGTTAAGGCTTCTAACAGTCAAGGAGCGGGAGCGAGCCCGAGCCACCTTCCTGGCCCGGGGCAGCGGGAGCACGATCAGCGAGGCTGAATGCCACCGTGCCCAGCACTCTTGGTTCTGCAAACGCCCCATTGAGGCTCCTTCCTGCAGTGTCAG TGTCAGCCATGTGGGTCCCATAGCAGACAGCAGcccagccagcagcagcagcaagagtcagGACAAGGCCCCACTGCCCACAGAGCCTGAGTCCAG ATTCGTGGATTGGCCTACCTTCCTGCAGGAGAGTGTCATCTACATCTTGGCTGCTCGCCCCAACAGTTTGGCCATTCACCTGAAACCCCCAGGATAG
- the PHF24 gene encoding PHD finger protein 24 isoform X3, with protein sequence MGVEWSLRSLTGPVILHPLPSSAPPGSWMTTSLQISAWSPESLVCTRVFHDGCLRRMGYIQGDSAAEVTETAHTETGWSCHYCDNLNLLLTEEEMYSLTETFQQCKVIPDCSLTLEDFLRYRHQTAKRGNSDRALSEEQEEQAARQFAALDPEHRGHVEWPDFLSHESLLLLQQLRPQNSLLRLLTVKERERARATFLARGSGSTISEAECHRAQHSWFCKRPIEAPSCSVSVSHVGPIADSSPASSSSKSQDKAPLPTEPESRFVDWPTFLQESVIYILAARPNSLAIHLKPPG encoded by the exons ATGGGCGTGGAGTGGAGCCTGAGGAGTTTGACAGGACCAGTCATTTTACACCCCCTGCCTTCATCCGCCCCACCCGGAAGCTGGATGACGACAAGCCTCCAGATATCCGCTTGGAGCCCAGAGAGCCT GGTCTGCACCAGGGTTTTCCATGATGGCTGCCTACGCCGCATGGGCTACATCCAGGGAGACAGTGCCGCAGAAGTGACCGAAACGGCCCACACGGAAACAGGCTGGAGCTGCCACTACTGT gaCAATCTCAACTTGCTGCTAACTGAGGAGGAAATGTACAGCCTCACAGAGACCTTTCAGCAGTGTAAAGTTATCCCTG ACTGCTCCCTGACGCTGGAGGACTTCCTACGCTACCGCCACCAAACAGCAAAGAGAGGGAACAGTGACAGAGCTCTCAGTGAGGAACAAGAGGAGCAGGCAGCCCGCCAGTTTGCAGCCCTGGACCCTGAACACCGAGGACATGTCGAGTGGCCTGATTTTTTGTCCCACGAGTCCCTCCTGCTTCTACAGCAGTTGCGTCCCCAG AACTCTCTGTTAAGGCTTCTAACAGTCAAGGAGCGGGAGCGAGCCCGAGCCACCTTCCTGGCCCGGGGCAGCGGGAGCACGATCAGCGAGGCTGAATGCCACCGTGCCCAGCACTCTTGGTTCTGCAAACGCCCCATTGAGGCTCCTTCCTGCAGTGTCAG TGTCAGCCATGTGGGTCCCATAGCAGACAGCAGcccagccagcagcagcagcaagagtcagGACAAGGCCCCACTGCCCACAGAGCCTGAGTCCAG ATTCGTGGATTGGCCTACCTTCCTGCAGGAGAGTGTCATCTACATCTTGGCTGCTCGCCCCAACAGTTTGGCCATTCACCTGAAACCCCCAGGATAG